Sequence from the Erythrolamprus reginae isolate rEryReg1 chromosome 2, rEryReg1.hap1, whole genome shotgun sequence genome:
aacaccatctgcacatgcgcagatggtgtttttacttccgcagcgctacttcgcgaaaacccactcgttgcggggggtcctggaatggaaccctcgcaacgagcgggggatcactgtaaacctctgccagaacccagagaaaagaaacgctcccttctctCTGGGAAGCAActgtctttctcctcttcctcctcctactcctcccacccaaattccaagcttttatttctttcctaatgtgtttgcagacattatttgcttttacattgattcctatgggaaaagatgcttctacttacaaacttttctacttaagaacctggtcatggaacgaattaaattcttaagtagaggtaccactgtagtttgtttttGGAACAATAACAAATAATGGCGATATCACCATCAATATTATgtttaaagttttaaagaaaattttctTGATATAATGAACCTGCgtctatatatttaattaatgaaTGAAACAATGAATTTGGCATTTTGTGTAATGGTAAATCGTTTGTTAaatgaaatttgtctttttctatcttctatctacactattaatttaaaaaataaaacagaagctATATCTTTTCTTGGGCTTATGCTGTAGGTGTAGAGGCTTATAAAATGATGTGTTTTGGGGGAGGTGTTAGGAAGGTGATGGGCCATTAAATGAGCTTACATATTAGCCATAGTTTAACTCTATTTAAATGCTTCCTATGTCTAATTTTGCTCCTGATTTTCTGTGTTTATTCCCAATGATCTATTTTATGTTTTAGTTGAAGCGCACAGCCCTCCATTTTGCTGTTGCAGGAAATCATATATCCGCAGTTCACTTTCTTCTCCATCACAAAGCTAGAGTTGATATTGCAGATAAGGTATATGCAACTGATTTCTTATTGCTATGTTTATAATAGCCGAAATAGACTTAGAGGCTCTTTTATGAAAAAGAAGGAATCCACTAATATCACTTTAGACTAACGTATTGTCTTTCAATAATATTGTCTTTTAATAATATGTTTTAGTCCAGCAGCTCCCAACCTTTGGATGCCAGAAACCAATTCTGTAGAGAGAATTCCATTGCATCCAGTTTTAATCACCATGCTGTAAAAAAGATGgtgggactctagaaagagtgcagagaagagcaacaaagatgaacaGGGCACTGGAAGCTAAGACAACTGCAGGAATTGAGTaattctagtttaataaaaaggagTAGAGATGATATGGTAGCAGCATTTTAGtttttaaggggttgccacaaagatgaggaggtcaacctattttcaAATAAAACAGAGATCTAAAAGACTGGTTTTGAATTTCATGGTCTCTTTGAAGtttatatttacttatttctCTTACTTTTGAAGCATGGCCTTACTGTAATTCATCTTGCCGCATGGTCTGGTAATTTGGAAATAATGCTGATGTTAATTAAAGCAGGAGCTGATCAAAAAGCAAAGAACCAGGTATGTTATTCCAAGATATAAACCAGCAACAACCATGTATACAACAGAAGGATTTCTAATTCTGTTTTCAATaactgttctttctttttcttaggaAGGCATGAATGTCCTACATTTTGCTGCTAAGAATAATAGTGTTAGAATAGTGAATTATTTTATCCGAGATCTTCACCTGATGGAACTCAATAAACCCGATGAGGTATTATAAGTGCAAAGAATCCTATAAGCAATTAGCTAGACAATGGTACAAGTTTACACCTCAtataatgaaattaaatgccattttcaatgtaattataattataaaaataaaacacaagcaCACATCCTTCATATTCTATACAATTCAATTGAAAACcaatattgcattaatattgaaATATACAGTAGAACTAAATCTAATTACTGCCCTGGGAAGGAAACTGTTTTTtagcctatttgtccttgtttttattatctgTCTGCCAGATATAATGTTCAAAAAAAGGGTGCCCAGGTGAGATGAATCTTTaacaatgttttgaattttcttttttttaaataaagtttttttatttttacagataaacaaacatacaatacataatTAATCCATTAGTGCATTATCGGTGTGCTTATTCTGTGCCTTCTCCCTATTCCCCCGTTATTTCTCATATCCTaatatttatcatttcatttgTTATAACATTTcacccctctttctttacaatattattctctctctgtatatatacagtaatacctcatgatacgaacttaattggtgcaaggaggaggttcgtaagacgaaaggttcgtaagacgaaacattgtttcccataggaaacaatgtaaagtcaattaatccgtgcaaccaaaaaaccccccgcaaaaaaacggctttcgacgactgctgggaagccgtgcggctgttttaaaaggtgacagccggcctggggggcttcccagcacccccccgaacccgggttcggggttcggggggtgctgggaatccccccaggccggctgcgaccttttaaaagagccgcgccgcttcccagctgtctcctgaagccgaacgccaaagccgaacttccgcattagGCTGTATTCCGCGTTaggccggttcgtaactcgaaaaaagttcgtaagaagaggcaaaatttttctgaaccccgggttcgtatcacgagttgttcgtaagacgaggggttcgtatcttgaggtaccactgtatatgtcttctccaaccaatcataaaattgaTCCcatatctgaaaatattttgattCCTCTCTTTCTTTAAATATCAAGGTCAATCTATCATTTCTGCAcgttccaatattttcttaattatttcttccTCCATAGGGATTTTCTCtgcttccatctttgtgcaaacaCTATCCTTGCTGACGTTATCACATGTAcagtcaaatatatattttccttacTGAATTTCTCTGGTAAGATACCCAATAGAAACAGTTCCGGCTTTAAATCTATGTGTTGCTGTATCATTTCTTCTAaccatgttttaattttaatccaatatttttttgcttctgggcatgtccaccatatatGATTTTACGATCCATTTAACtgatgacatttccaacattttacagatttatctttaaacatttttgccaGTTTTTCAGGTGGCATATGCCATTATActgattttccttatatgttaTAGACATTGTTAATTTGTAATTCTTTCCCCATAACTGCTGCTATTCactgtgtttttcagagtataagatgcactggagtataagacacatcttagttttggaggaggaaaacagcacagtttgctgtatatttctgtgcatgtgtgtctgacccatagaaataacaaagaattggagaaatatacattatggcagcatattaatgccagaaagttttcttaatcacactaactcctcccaattatttaaatagatctactccaagcatgactaaatcagggtttaactcagctgccttgtcttaatactaaaacaggacactgttatatttcagattatacttttacagatctttaaaattgatatggctttctggatatatacattattctctgctatttaaaagaagatacaacagcactggaCATCTTCAgaccaagcatttatttttaaaaaagcttcttcgTTTTATTAAGTTGTCCAGAACAATAATACAGCagtataagtctaataatttgaacattctatagatatttatagttatcgacttatctccttgcatccagtttcagcagtccacCTCCaagaaatttgcctccttgcagctagtttcattttcatttcatcttCTTGTTCAGCATTCTTGTAGATCACCTATAGATAATTTTGTAGTTTGACTCGGGACCATGTTCATTACCTCCAACTGGGCCAAAATTTTGGGTAATTAATCTTTGAAGAATACTAATTTTCTTCCCTAGTGTTTTTTAACTTCACTTTTCTCACAGAAAGGGAGAAAACCATTCCTCCTGGCAGCTGAAATGGGCCATGAAGAAATGATAAATGACTTGATTACTCTTAATTTATTTACCTCAGAAAAGGATAAGGTGAGCCTATTTATAAAGACAGATCTCTGAATTTGTATGTCATATACTAAATTGCGAGAGGGTTCTTTTGGGAAATGGTGCACACCATGAATAGACTACTGCTATTGTATCTGCATTTCTAGAGAGGTCTTtatcttatgtatgtatgtacacccccccccccccactaaaaccctcattgtgtattggacaaaataaataaataaaataattaaaataaaaatatatatattacacacacacaccccgctaaaaaaaatatacacccagctaaaaaaacaaacaaaaaaaacatttgacatatatatatatatatatatatatatatatatatatatatatatatacatacatacatacatacatacatatatatatatatatgacggtcttggtatattcgggtttcttcccgcgtagaatttggaaatttctggcgacgtttcgacgaggtctcactcgtcatcttcatgctggtgtttctgtccttgttctaaggcgccttagaacaaggacagaagcaccagcctgaagatgacgagtgagacctcgtcgaaacgtcgtcagaaatttccaaatcctacacgggaagaaacccgaatataccaagaccgtcatacctgtacctgtgaaaatctacgaaaacacacacacacacacacacacacacacacacatatatatatatacacacccagctaaaaaaaaaaattgccatatatatatatatatatatataaatatatatatatatatatatatatatataaatatatatatatatatatatatatatatatatatatatatatatatatatatatatatatatatatgttttcgtagattttcacgggtatatgtggctgcacatgttttgcaagggatttcatagattccttggtttccCTTGCAAAatatgtgcagccacatacattcgacaaaccaatcgaagagtgagcgcacgcattgcagaacataagaatgcagttaaaaaagaagaaaagacttcctcccttgtccagcacattaaaaaaacagggcacgaaattgactttgaaaaaactaaattactttccaaaacagaaactttatacagaagaattactatggaagccatagagatagagaagcaccccttcagcatgaacaaacgggatgacacgtcccgcctaccagagatttggaaaccagccttaaacaaaaaaaacatatcataataatcaccatgtcaatccttcaagtaattgtgattccaccaaccaatcaaatcactaaaacatagtcacccaatctatttgctacattcaaaccaaatctccacccccaacactatatataaggaacaaatggcagttgcaaacattccatatttacagcagcacgaagcttaaaacttcagcctgatgatggtgaatgtgatttcactgaaacattgcatagacactcaaaatattacacggggcaaaacccgaactcagaacaatctacatatgggttgggcctagaggcaaaaaggagctgtgacgttccttcaaatataccagggtgatccgacataaaaaaaaacatatagcccctccctggtacacagctggaagggatctgatctgatagcacaactgctaagtctctgccttacaaggcagaatccacaggatcaaatcccagtaaggaagggtgtggctagctgatgaggccagaacaaggccgaaatgggaccatcctagtctcccttaattttaaaattccagctaaaaaaaaacatttgacacacacacacacacacacacacacacagtaaaatacatgatgaaggttatagaggagatagtcatagtaaaatatatctaagaaagaatagaaaaaaagatataggaatagaacatatcaatgaaagaatagaagaagatatataggaagaAGAaacgtataggagatataggagagcaataggacaggggatggaaggcactctagtgcacttgttctcgccccttactgacctcttaggaatctggataggtcaactgtagataatctaagggtaaagtgttgggggtttggggatgacactatggagtccggtaatgagttccacgctttgacaactcggttactgaagtcatattttttacagtcaagttttgctgataatgaaaaggattaaaataaacattaaaaataaaaataaaaattatttctgaACTTTATCACTCATCGCTAAACCTATAATATATGCTATTCCACACCTATACCAAAGTCCATCTCATTTAAAGATACTTATAGACATTTTTTTCCCTCTGGCTGTGCTTTGTTGAGCTAAAGACAGTTATTACATCTTTAGGTGTCGTATACAGTGTCCACTTTTATGAACTGCTGAAGTGGCTTTTGCAGTGTGTTGGTGAGAATGGGAATAGCTGCTATATGCTTGTAGGCTGTCAGCATTTTTGGCAGAGTGAAGTAGCTCCTGGTCTTTGCTTCCTCTTTCAGTTCCTGTGCTGTTGGCTTGGTGGAATCCATGCCTGCTCCTTTTCCACACTTCCTTACTAAGCTACATTTCATCACAATATTCTCAACTGCAAATTCTCCCTCTGCTCTGTCACATGATGAGACTCTCTCCAACACACACGCTGGGACCTGAGTCCAATTCTTGTTTTTGTGCACATTAAGCGTCTTGTTATCTCCCACTTAAGCATTTCTAGAAACAGGGAATCCACAAATTCTTTAGTTATCATTTTACTGTCCTTACTATTAAGATTTGTCCAACATTCACTTCACCTACATTCTTATTTGTCTCTGTACATTTTTGTAGGAAGAAAACACTGCCTTGCATCTAGCAGCTAAAAATGGTCACAGTGATGTCATAGAGATTCTCCTTCAACAGTGGGAAGATATAAACGAATTCAATcaggtaaaaacaacaacaagaaataGGCTGAAAGATgcataaagcaaaaaataaaaataaaaggggcatctttatttttgtaaataaaaatgcaaGAAGACAAGTCAGTGTTGGTAAGAGGACAGAGGTTAACCCCTAGACCCCTCTTTTGCGGGGTGCCTCCGGGTtcagtcctctctcctctcctatttaacatctacataaaaccactgggtgagatcatcggaTGACacagggtgaggtatcagcaatatgctgatgacacccagttatatatctccaccccgcaTCAGTTCAGTGGATATGATGTGCCGCTGCCTGGAGACTGTGAGAGTCtagatgggagttaacaggctcagacctaaccctgacaagactgagtggctgtgggtattacCTCCAAAAAACTATATTGACTGTCCATCTTTGGTTCTTGGGGAGGGGAAGAAATTACCTCCCTCAGAACAGGTTTGCAATTTGGATGTCCTCGTAGACCCatagctaagattagaccaacatttgACAGCTGTGGCTAGAGTCACCTTTGGACAGGCTCACCTAGTGCtccaattgcgaccctacttggatcaggaggttcttctcacagtcactcatgcccttgtcacctcatggTTATATTATTGCAACgcgctctacatagggctacccctgaagagtgttgagagactacagttggtccagaatgcagctgtgcaagtTGTTGTGGGTGCATCTAGGTAtatcacattacaccaatccttcttgagctgcactggctcctgattggtctctggatgcaattcaaggtgctggtcattatatttaaagccctacatggatagGGCCACACTGTCTTTGataccgccttctaccacatagctcccagcaaccagTAAGGGGCCATAGagatggccttctctgggtccatcagctaaacagtgccgGCTGGTGggtccgcaggggagggccttctctgtggctgccccggctctctggaacctgTTACCTTCTGGAAAGTGGTAAatacctggcttttctgacaggcctggggctgttgatcttATGGTGGTAACCAGTGAGATCCGGCCATGAATGGTATGCAGGGGTTTAACtatttgtattgtaaattgtttttaaactgtttttagaggtttttgtactatcattgatgttttatatttttgctgtaagctgcctagagtccctagagagttgggtggcatagaaattgaagaaataaaaataagtaaaatacatATTTTGCAGTCCCATATCAAAAGTTTCAAAAGAAAAATTACCTGTaataattcttccattttattgaaattatCTGAAAAAATGTGTTACCTTCTAAGAGCCAATACTAGGTAGCTGTATATATGCAGTTGTATCCGACATTAATGGCatagtgttccctcactttttgcgggttcgaactttgcaaatatcctataccacggtttttaaaaaaatattaattaaaaaatactttgcggggtttttttctataccacggttttccccacccaattacgtcatatgttatcgccaaacttttgtctgccattgctgattggctgaaatctcgaccaatcagcgttatcgcaaaaaaaaaaagttaataaataattatgtttataaatatcagaatcactaagtgtcttattcaatggtgagttcGAGTAATAAcaatgagtaaatggttgttaaggaaatgggaaatggtaatttaggggtttaaagggttaagggaaggcttgtgatactgttcatagccaaaaatggtgtatttacttccgcatctctacttcatggaaatttgactttcgcgggcagtctcggaacgcatcccccacaaaaatcgagggaacactgtatttccttttgGTATTGTTATTCAGAATGGTGAAACACCATTTTATATGGCTGTTGAAGAAGGCCATGAAAAATGTGCTGACCTCTTACTGGAAGCCGGAAGTGATATCAATATTTTGAACAAGGTATGTAGATACATATggtgttctttatttatttactgagaTAATATTTCTTTGAATTTTCCTTCTTGTGAATTCAAAACCAGATAAATTGCCTTTGTGAAATTTGTATTAAAGTATAGTAGAGCTGccagatctgggctgcaaaatCCACATGATCACCAGATTTCAAGTTCTCTATATCATTTGATGGTATTCACCTGGATTTTTATAGTCCCAGTTACCTATCTCCATCTCACTTTTGTGTCTTCTTTATTACTTATTTTTCTGATAAAAAGAATCTTGATGTTACATTAATATACACGTTCAAGGAAACTGAAGGAAATGGTAGTAAAATTTACTGTTAATAGTAAACTTTAAGTACCTCACTAATTCAAGTTAATGATATGGAACAGCTATTAGGTGTTCTGCCgatgtgtttcaaccgcccataattacagggtaattagtccaggaagacacacaccacacgataaaaggaaaacccaaaagttttttataaacagaaaaacagaaacagctccctttttaaatgtcaaagggattttccggtacacacaaggcacaggttaaatgcaatccaattgctcacccaataactgggaaattgagtccaattctaaagtccagagagtccccacacaatcttgaacagcacaaaacccacgatcttgatgaaacaatgaatcagataaactgccacagggctaaaccagcacactgttctttttatctgtagcactaattacagcagccccacccaaccacaggtggcctcattttctcttgtaataatccttcagttgttgtctcctatgcatcactctatgcatgcatggatgtgtcattaattcttgttcagaatccaaggatgatacagatgattgatctcctcctgggctgtctgccaaactcccctcttccctgtcactcacacttccttggtcagaggaggcttcgtcggcggattccatcgggagcaaaacaagc
This genomic interval carries:
- the ANKDD1B gene encoding ankyrin repeat and death domain-containing protein 1B, with translation MEEIRSRAVQGLADLRGFFNLTAKEGDDSAKAVAAAEAANAETLLPDEREFHHAAKTNNLDAMERLFRKRVNINAANILKRTALHFAVAGNHISAVHFLLHHKARVDIADKHGLTVIHLAAWSGNLEIMLMLIKAGADQKAKNQEGMNVLHFAAKNNSVRIVNYFIRDLHLMELNKPDEKGRKPFLLAAEMGHEEMINDLITLNLFTSEKDKVSLFIKTDL